One window of the Passer domesticus isolate bPasDom1 chromosome 14, bPasDom1.hap1, whole genome shotgun sequence genome contains the following:
- the RFX7 gene encoding DNA-binding protein RFX7 encodes MAEEQQPEGGQPPRRLAGTPAPGGALPALVPGLQGGEASALQHKIRSSICKTVQSKVDCILQEVEKFTDLEKLYLYLQLPSGPNNGDKSDQLSMSSSRAQQMHAFSWIRNTLEEHPETSLPKQEVYDEYKSYCDNLGYHPLSAADFGKIMKNVFPNMKARRLGTRGKSKYCYSGLRKKAFVHMPTLPNLDFHKTGDGLDGAEPSGQLQSADEEVVSAACRLVCEWAQKVLSQPFDTVLELARFLVKSHYIGTKSMAALTVMAGAPAGIKGIPQPSAFIPTAESNSFQPQVKTLPSPVDAKQQLQRKIQKKQQEQKLQSPLPGESPVKKTEGAATNGVTSISNGSPAILSPPPIGIVVAAVPSPIPVPRTRQLVTSPSPMGSSDSKVLPLNVQVVTQHMQSVKQPPKTPQNVPASPVGDRSARHRYPQILPKPANTSALTIRSPTTVLFTSSPIKTVVPAPHVNSLNVVKMTAISLAPSSSSVPVKQTPSVSTSAGAVEEGRTGPQIKNGSVVSLQSPGSKPSTAAATPAVKIKTEPEALLDENSAQGQESSDVSKSIKATPDLPPAQLIDFEVAALKVSTDDVMELKPGKGCDQEAEEAGTKYKTQSDEITPVSSAGNNQSTLKLTVASQNLSSTSINSPPTGESMIKDKTCTKSPRKRQPSTLQDSQLPPVKKPLVEQFAAGNAVEGQKANNVKKAVKVGSLANSDNTATLAQVPIKVPVTVPVPPTAAANLATDLSLSTNLNTCDPALEQQLASASSPDIKVKLEGNLFIIENDSKSDGSFNPNTWHHITKTSDFASVNCDQQQDISVMAIAGHSGSSDLQESAWEPVHCEGIQQDVYSQQLQSQIQDSLDQIQAQSSNQLPLQSELKEFEHTVPQSNENFFSFDDDLTQDSIVEELVLMEEQMSMNNSHPYSGCLGMALQSQAAAQGAPVSSHPSSTHFYHSIHNNSTPIHTPTPTPTPTPTPTPTPTPTSEMIAGSQNMSRESPCSRLAQTTPVDSALGSSRHTPIGTPHSNCSSSVPPSPVECRNPFAFTPISSSMAYHDASIISSSPVKPMQRPMATHPDKTKLEWMNNGYSGVGNSSVANHGILTSYQELVEDRFRKPHAFAVPGQSYQSQPRHHDTHFGRVTPVSPVQHQAAPVSSTTKQEGFAVPAPLDSKGTGSSLNNSLRCRSVSPAVHRQRNLSGSTVYPVSNIPRSNLTPFGSPVTPEVHNVFANIHADTSANNIAQRSQSVPLTVMMQTAFPSLQKQTNTKKITSVLLNKLDSDSDDAVRGLGMNNMPSNYTARMNLTQILETSTTFPSANPQSMINSSTSVYEFQTPNYLTKNSSTDQISFSSGDNQAQSDIGEQQLDFSSTVKDLLGEDSLPTNQQLVNQVASDLNNVASVFPSDIRLSSELSGSINDLNTLDTNLLFDPGRQQGQDDDATLEELKNDPLFQQICNESINSMTASGFEWMESKDHPAVEMLG; translated from the exons CAAGAAGTTGAGAAGTTTACAGACCTAGAGAAACTCTACCTCTACCTTCAGCTGCCTTCGGGTCCCAACAATGGAGACAAAAG CGATCAGCTCTCCATGTCGTCCAGCCGTGCCCAGCAGATGCACGCCTTCTCCTGGATACGCAACACCCTGGAGGAGCACCCCGAGACGTCCCTTCCCAAGCAGGAGGTGTATGATGAGTACAA GAGCTATTGTGACAATCTTGGCTACCACCCATTAAGTGCTGCTGATTTTGGAAAGATCATGAAAAATGTCTTTCCAAATATGAAGGCCCGTCGTCTAGGCACAAGAGGCAAATCAAA ATATTGCTACAGTGGACTGAGGAAGAAGGCTTTTGTGCATATGCCAACACTGCCCAACCTTGACTTTCATAAAACTGGAGATGGG ttGGATGGAGCAGAGCCATCGGGGCAGCTGCAAAGTGCCGATGAGGAAGTCGTCTCTGCAGCCTGCCGGCTTGTGTGTGAATGGGCCCAGAAAGTGCTGAGCCAGCCTTTTGATACAGTCTTGGAACTGGCTCGTTTCCTTGTCAAAAGTCACTATATTGGTACCAAGTCAATGGCAGCTTTAACAGTAATGGCAGGGGCACCAGCAG gaataAAAGGGATCCCCCAGCCCTCAGCTTTTATACCTACTGCTGAAAGTAATTCTTTTCAACCACAAGTGAAAACTCTGCCATCTCCTGTTGATGctaagcagcagctgcagcgtaAGATccagaagaagcagcaggaacagaaaCTGCAATCTCCTTTGCCAGGAGAGTCTCCAGTAAAGAAAACAGAAGGCGCTGCAACCAACGGTGTGACCAGTATATCTAATGGAAGTCCTGCCATTCTGTCCCCTCCACCTATTGGCATTGTTgtggctgctgtccccagccccataCCG GTGCCAAGAACCAGGCAGTTGGTGACTTCTCCAAGTCCTATGGGATCGTCTGATAGCAAGGTCCTGCCACTCAATGTTCAGGTGGTCACTCAGCACATGCAATCAGTCAAGCAGCCACCAAAGACTCCCCAGAACGTTCCCGCTAGCCCCGTTGGTGACCGCTCTGCCCGGCATCGCTACCCGCAGATTTTACCCAAGCCAGCAAACACCAGTGCTCTCACCATCCGCTCTCCCACCACGGTGCTATTTACCAGTAGCCCAATCAAGACTGTTGTGCCAGCTCCACATGTGAATTCCTTAAACGTGGTAAAAATGACAGCAATATCTCTTGCCCCGAGCAGCAGTAGTGTGCCCGTCAAACAGACGCCTTCAGTTAGCACTAGTGCAGGAGCAGTGGAAGAAGGGAGGACTGGTCCACAGATCAAAAATGGGTCTGTTGTCTCACTTCAGTCTCCAGGATCCAAGCCTAGCACTGCTGCAGCTACACCTGCAGTCAAGATCAAAACAGAACCAGAAGCATTGCTGGATGAGAACTCTGCACAGGGCCAAGAGAGTTCTGACGTGTCTAAATCCATAAAGGCAACCCCTGACCTGCCTCCTGCACAGCTAATTGATTTTGAGGTTGCAGCCTTGAAGGTTTCAACGGATGATGTCATGGAGCTAAAACCAGGTAAGGGCTGTGATCAGGAAGCTGAAGAAGCAGGGACCAAATATAAGACACAGTCTGATGAAATCACACCAGTTTCTTCAGCAGGCAATAATCAAAGCACTCTTAAGCTCACAGTTGCCAGTCAAAACTTGTCCAGCACCAGCATCAATTCACCTCCTACTGGTGAGTCTATGATTAAAGACAAAACATGCACTAAAAGTCCAAGAAAGCGACAGCCTTCCACGCTTCAGGATTCCCAGTTACCACCTGTAAAGAAGCCACTAGTGGAGCAGTTTGCAGCTGGTAATGCTGTGGAGGGTCAAAAAGCTAACAACGTTAAGAAGGCTGTGAAGGTTGGATCATTAGCTAACAGTGACAATACAGCAACGCTTGCTCAAGTTCCCATCAAGGTACCCGTGACAGTACCTGTACCTCCTACAGCTGCCGCGAACTTAGCAACAGACCTTTCTTTGAGCACCAATTTAAATACCTGTGATCCTGCTTTAGAACAGCAGCTTGCATCAGCATCATCTCCAGATATAAAAGTAAAATTGGAGGGAAACTTGTTTATCATAGAAAATGATTCAAAATCTGATGGCAGCTTTAACCCAAATACGTGGCACCATATCACCAAAACCTCTGACTTTGCATCTGTGAATTGTGACCAGCAGCAAGATATCAGTGTTATGGCTATTGCTGGGCACTCTGGCTCTAGTGACTTACAGGAGTCCGCGTGGGAGCCGGTGCACTGCGAGGGTATACAGCAGGATGTGTACAGCCAGCAGTTACAGAGCCAGATCCAGGACTCCCTGGATCAAATACAAGCACAGTCTTCAAATCAGTTACCTCTGCAGTCTGAGCTGAAAGAGTTTGAGCATACAGTCCCTCAGTCAAATGAAAACTTCTTTTCATTTGATGACGACCTTACCCAGGACAGCATTGTGGAGGAGCTGGTCCTCATGGAGGAGCAAATGTCCATGAATAATTCCCATCCTTATAGTGGTTGTCTAGGAATGGCACTTCAGAGTCAGGCTGCAGCTCAAGGAGCTCCCGTATCATCTCATCCAAGCAGCACGCACTTTTACCATTCGATCCATAACAACAGCACTCCAATTCACACTCCCACCCCCACTCCCACCCCGACTCCCACTCCCACCCCGACTCCAACACCCACCTCCGAAATGATTGCTGGATCTCAGAACATGTCTCGAGAGAGCCCTTGTTCAAGGCTGGCTCAGACGACTCCTGTAGACAGTGCCCTAGGAAGCAGCCGGCACACGCCCATTGGCACACCCCATtccaactgcagcagcagtgtcccTCCAAGTCCTGTGGAATGCCGAAACCCGTTTGCATTTACTCCCATCAGCTCTAGTATGGCTTACCACGATGCCAGCATCATATCAAGTAGCCCTGTGAAGCCAATGCAGCGGCCTATGGCTACCCATCCTGACAAAACCAAGCTCGAGTGGATGAATAATGGCTACAGTGGGGTTGGGAATTCCTCAGTTGCAAACCATGGCATCCTTACAAGCTACCAGGAGCTGGTGGAAGATCGCTTCAGGAAACCCCACGCTTTTGCAGTTCCTGGCCAGTCGTACCAGTCTCAGCCGCGCCACCACGACACTCACTTTGGTCGCGTGACTCCTGTTTCACCTGTGCAGCACCAGGCAGCCCCTGTCAGTAGCACTACCAAGCAGGAGGGCtttgctgttcctgctcctttGGACAGCAAAGGAACTGGTTCATCTCTCAACAACAGTCTGAGATGCCGGAGTGTGAGCCCTGCTGTCCATCGCCAGCGTAATCTCAGTGGAAGCACTGTTTACCCTGTGTCAAATATACCACGTTCTAATCTGACACCTTTTGGAAGTCCAGTGACGCCCGAAGTTCACAATGTATTTGCTAATATCCATGCAGACACCAGTGCCAATAACATAGCACAGAGAAGCCAGTCAGTCCCGTTGACTGTGATGATGCAGACGGCCTTCCCGTCTcttcagaaacaaacaaacactaaaaaaaTAACCAGTGTGTTGTTAAACAAACTTGATTCTGATAGTGATGATGCAGTGAGAGGTTTGGGAATGAACAACATGCCCTCCAATTACACAGCCAGGATGAATCTCACTCAAATTTTGGAGACATCCACCACTTTTCCTAGTGCCAACCCGCAAAGTATGATCAATTCCAGCACTTCAGTTTATGAATTCCAAACACCAAATTACCTCACAAAAAATAGCAGCACCGATCAGATCAGTTTTTCTTCTGGAGATAACCAAGCACAATCAGACATCGGAGAGCAGCAATTAGATTTTAGCAGCACTGTAAAAGACCTTTTAGGGGAGGACAGTCTGCCAACAAACCAGCAGCTGGTGAATCAGGTGGCATCAGATCTCAATAACGTTGCATCTGTCTTTCCCAGCGACATCAGGTTGTCTTCCGAGCTCTCAGGCAGCATTAACGATCTGAACACTTTAGACACAAATCTACTGTTTGATCCAGGTCGTCAGCAGGGACAAGATGATGATGCTACACTGGAGGAATTAAAAAATGACCCCTTGTTTCAACAAATCTGCAATGAATCCATTAACTCAATGACTGCATCAGGTTTTGAGTGGATGGAGAGTAAGGATCATCCTGCTGTTGAAATGTTGGGTTAA